Proteins from a genomic interval of Hydrogenophaga sp. PAMC20947:
- a CDS encoding SGNH/GDSL hydrolase family protein codes for MNSNAFFSFTAIAATTLLTGCASSGSSTATVTNPYSATGSSTLGEVQVNTMRVFGDSYSDTDYTSSIGTINWSEQLQANGLVSENLNYAIGGASATSGGTESTFEKQLATALSGKAIADGDLSVVYLGYNDIGNSGSADNLVTASADYLTGINELIAAGAADDNRRIFVTQIHDWSRNPNVVDSTSGQVTTWNTMIAGIANTQANIIAVDLYTAFERIYATPEAYGFANVTTADASRSSIDTLYFNGNHFGSLGQQVITSVYQHYLTRGWDWANSVSAGTDSAAQLNADIDDGTLVLSTSFGKTKGQALQYGFRLLPLGITEENALSQSSSQTSQVFRPFSEQTSFSQSTPSGLALDFGLGTSEKPSDARIGVALFQYQQSTDLTSAQEHQSRQYTSNALSAYLHQPLAGGMFSSQVSHLNLDFTNQSQDDLVNLNLTNENTGDTWSMVNKLRYPMRSGGLSITPWVSLTGQTHSLDAAEFSSLYTSDVKYSSSRMNELLSGVGVDIQSNPIFLKGGAQVQFGGSLNHTSSLYRDAITVSMEESNTAGFVQSEVFQSEKINSTLLSLQANMLLNKRVRFSATYGAELQDVKDTSSLAILAHFSY; via the coding sequence TTGAACTCAAACGCCTTCTTCTCCTTCACCGCGATTGCCGCAACCACGCTGCTCACCGGGTGCGCCAGCAGTGGCTCATCCACAGCAACGGTAACCAATCCCTACAGCGCCACCGGCAGCAGCACACTGGGCGAAGTCCAGGTCAACACCATGCGGGTGTTTGGCGACAGCTACTCAGACACCGACTACACCAGCTCCATCGGCACCATCAACTGGTCGGAGCAGTTGCAGGCCAATGGACTGGTATCGGAAAACCTGAACTACGCCATCGGTGGGGCCTCGGCCACCAGCGGTGGTACAGAGTCGACCTTTGAAAAACAACTCGCCACGGCACTGAGTGGCAAGGCCATTGCAGATGGCGATCTCTCGGTGGTTTATCTCGGCTACAACGACATCGGCAACTCAGGCAGCGCTGACAATCTGGTCACCGCATCCGCAGACTACCTGACGGGTATCAATGAACTCATTGCGGCCGGCGCCGCAGACGACAACAGGCGGATATTCGTCACCCAGATCCACGACTGGAGCCGCAATCCGAATGTGGTCGACAGCACGTCAGGTCAGGTGACCACGTGGAACACGATGATTGCCGGCATTGCCAACACCCAAGCAAACATCATCGCGGTGGACTTGTACACGGCCTTCGAGCGCATTTACGCAACGCCGGAGGCTTACGGGTTTGCCAACGTGACCACGGCCGACGCCAGCCGATCCAGCATCGACACCCTGTACTTCAACGGCAACCATTTCGGCAGCCTGGGACAGCAAGTCATCACCAGCGTTTACCAGCACTACCTCACCCGCGGATGGGACTGGGCCAACAGCGTCAGCGCGGGCACCGACTCGGCCGCCCAGCTCAATGCAGACATCGATGATGGCACGCTGGTGTTGAGCACGTCTTTCGGAAAAACAAAGGGGCAGGCGCTTCAGTATGGGTTTCGGCTGTTGCCTCTTGGCATCACGGAGGAGAATGCGCTGAGTCAATCCTCATCGCAGACCAGCCAGGTGTTTCGTCCGTTCAGCGAACAAACCTCATTTTCACAATCAACGCCCTCAGGGCTGGCACTGGATTTCGGCCTGGGCACCTCGGAAAAGCCAAGCGATGCCCGGATCGGTGTGGCACTGTTCCAATACCAGCAGTCCACAGACTTGACATCCGCTCAAGAGCACCAGTCTCGCCAATACACATCCAACGCCCTTTCCGCCTACTTGCACCAACCCTTGGCCGGCGGGATGTTCAGCTCTCAGGTGTCCCACCTGAACCTGGATTTCACCAACCAGTCCCAAGACGACCTCGTCAATCTGAATTTGACCAACGAGAACACCGGTGACACTTGGTCCATGGTCAACAAGTTGCGCTATCCCATGCGCAGTGGTGGTCTCAGCATCACCCCTTGGGTATCGCTGACTGGACAGACCCACAGCCTGGATGCCGCCGAGTTTTCTTCGCTCTACACCTCCGACGTGAAATACAGTTCGTCGCGCATGAATGAACTGCTCTCCGGCGTGGGTGTTGATATCCAGTCCAATCCCATCTTTCTCAAAGGGGGCGCCCAAGTTCAGTTCGGTGGCAGCTTGAACCACACATCCAGCCTGTACCGTGACGCCATCACCGTGTCCATGGAAGAGTCGAACACGGCGGGCTTCGTGCAAAGCGAGGTTTTTCAGTCAGAGAAAATCAACTCCACGCTGCTGAGTCTTCAAGCAAATATGCTTTTGAACAAGCGGGTTCGATTCAGCGCCACGTATGGCGCCGAATTGCAGGATGTAAAAGACACGTCCAGCCTCGCCATCCTGGCCCACTTCAGCTACTGA